A segment of the Desulfofundulus luciae genome:
AATAAGTAAATACATCATCCATGGAAGCACCGGGGTTACCCGTCATTGCCTTTAATTCTGCCGGCGTACCGGTAACCACCATTTCGCCACGATTAAGTATGCCAATTCGATTACAGACTGTATCGGCCTCTTCCATATAGTGAGTGGTAAGCAGGATGCGCTCCAGTCGCTTGACAGTGATGGTCACCGAGCTTGAGCCGGTACCCATGCGCACGGCAATGTCTTTGATCCGCTGTGGCCCAAACCGGTGCAGGATGTGCAAAACCCAGTACTGCTCGGGTGTAATCTTACCCTGTTTTACCGGGTGGGACGTCAAACGCCAGCAACGCCAGATTTGCCAGATTGCATCGGCAATTTTTTCAGTGAGCAACTGCTCGTTATTATTCATCACATCACCTGTCTTCCCAACTAAAATATACCATCAAAAAATTTGATGATCAATGTATTTCACATTTGGGGCGTAAAGTCGGTTATACTATCTTTGAAGAAGGACGGCCTGCATGCAGGGATTGCATGAGGTGGACTGAATAGTAACCTTCTCCGAAAAAATTTTTTTCTAAAGGAGGATTTGGTCGTTGGATATAGAAGTCATCCCAAAGTAGAAATTTTCATTTTAAATAATTCCGGTATGAATGGAAATGCTGGCCACGAAGGTCTGCCCCGGAATGGGAAAGACCTTTTGTGTTTTTAACAGTTAAATAATGTGGACGGGGTGTCCTGCTTCTCTGATGGGGGCCAGGCTGAAAAGGGAAGCCGGTGCAAATCCGGCGCGGTCCCGCCACTGTGAGGGGGAAG
Coding sequences within it:
- a CDS encoding MarR family transcriptional regulator; this translates as MNNNEQLLTEKIADAIWQIWRCWRLTSHPVKQGKITPEQYWVLHILHRFGPQRIKDIAVRMGTGSSSVTITVKRLERILLTTHYMEEADTVCNRIGILNRGEMVVTGTPAELKAMTGNPGASMDDVFTYFTGNFLDAGGDFRGIRQVRHISRRLG